The following are from one region of the Flavobacteriaceae bacterium UJ101 genome:
- a CDS encoding dipeptidyl-peptidase (Involved in cell sporulation. Hydrolyzes gamma-D-Glu-L- (meso)A2pm linkages only in those peptide units that have a free N-terminal L-alanine. Belongs to the peptidase C40 family.; KEGG: hhd:HBHAL_2055 peptidoglycan endopeptidase LytE; Acting on peptide bonds (peptidases)) — protein sequence MLTFVQRNDFMTHGIINLSVVPIRAEASDKAEMVTQGLFGDLITVLEVQKPWVKVKILDDSYEGWMDYKQFFPLLEEDFVRYQKNKKYFLGEYITFAFNENRVPITLPLGVQLPFYQNNEFQLGEKYQIEADIISDIQPKDCVVELAHLYLNTPYLWGGKSIFGIDCSGFTQQVYKMCGIIIPRDAFQQAELGTPLSFIEEAEPGDLAFFDNEEGHIIHVGIVLSENRIIHAHGKVRIDHLDHSGIFNAEFKKHTHKLRVIKKIIE from the coding sequence ATGCTTACTTTTGTTCAACGAAACGATTTTATGACACACGGAATAATTAATTTAAGTGTAGTACCCATTCGTGCTGAAGCTTCTGATAAAGCTGAAATGGTAACACAAGGTCTTTTTGGAGATCTTATTACGGTTTTAGAGGTGCAAAAGCCGTGGGTAAAAGTAAAAATTTTAGATGATTCTTATGAAGGATGGATGGATTACAAACAATTTTTCCCTCTTTTAGAAGAAGATTTTGTTCGTTATCAAAAAAACAAAAAATACTTTTTAGGCGAATACATCACATTTGCATTTAATGAAAATAGAGTGCCTATTACATTGCCATTAGGTGTTCAATTACCTTTTTATCAGAACAATGAATTTCAATTAGGAGAAAAATACCAAATTGAAGCTGATATTATTTCAGACATTCAACCTAAAGATTGTGTAGTAGAATTGGCTCATTTGTATTTAAATACGCCCTATTTATGGGGAGGAAAATCTATTTTTGGTATTGATTGTTCAGGTTTTACACAACAAGTTTACAAAATGTGTGGTATTATAATTCCAAGAGATGCCTTTCAACAAGCAGAATTGGGTACACCTTTAAGTTTTATAGAAGAAGCAGAACCCGGTGATTTAGCCTTTTTTGATAATGAAGAAGGGCACATTATTCATGTAGGAATTGTTTTAAGTGAAAATCGTATCATTCATGCACATGGGAAAGTAAGAATTGACCATTTAGATCATTCAGGTATTTTTAATGCAGAGTTTAAAAAACATACCCATAAATTACGAGTAATTAAAAAAATTATAGAATAA